From Tripterygium wilfordii isolate XIE 37 chromosome 13, ASM1340144v1, whole genome shotgun sequence, the proteins below share one genomic window:
- the LOC120011675 gene encoding delta(14)-sterol reductase-like, which produces MDLEFLLHSLIPSWTSATILVVFFTYLAIAGSILPGKVVPGVILQDGTRLHYRCNGMLLLLLLVALLEVGAKMNLISLTVISDRGLELLSATFMFSFLVTLYLYAAGCKSSSQSSSLKAHVTGNLISDWWFGVQLNPQFAGIDLKFFFVRAGMMGWLIINLSILAKSFQDGILSCSMILYQLFCTLYILDYFYHEEYMTSTWDIIAERLGFMLVFGDLVWIPFTFSIQGWWLLVNNVEITTAAAIANCFVFLIGYMVFRGANKQKHIFKKNPKAHIWGRPPKVIGGKLLVSGYWGIARHCNYLGDLLLALSFSLPCGISSPIPYFYPIYLLILLIWRERRDEARCAQKYKEIWAEYCRVVPWRIVPYLY; this is translated from the exons ATGGATTTGGAGTTTCTTCTACACTCCCTGATTCCTTCATGGACTTCC GCTACTATACTGGTGGTATTTTTCACTTACTTGGCGATTGCTGGATCCATTCTACCTGGTAAAGTTGTTCCCGGGGTAATCTTACAGGATGGAACTCGACTTCATTATCGCTGCAATG GGATGTTATTGCTTCTTTTGCTGGTTGCGCTACTTGAGGTTGGTGCTAAGATGAATCTCATATCACTCACG GTCATATCGGACAGAGGACTTGAGCTACTTTCAGCAACTTTTATGTTCAGTTTTCTA GTGACATTATATCTCTATGCTGCTGGTTGCAAATCAAGCAGTCAGAGTTCCTCCCTAAAGGCTCATGTAACAGGAAACCTAATCAGCGACTG GTGGTTTGGAGTACAACTGAATCCTCAGTTTGCCGGCATTGACCTCAA GTTCTTCTTCGTTAGAGCTGGAATGATGGGATGGCTAATTATCAATCTATCAATCCTAGCAAAAAGCTTTCAAGATGGCATACTGAGTTGTTCAATGATCCTCTACCAGCTGTTCTGCACT TTATACATCCTGGACTACTTTTACCATGAGGAATATATGACTTCCAC ATGGGACATAATAGCAGAGAGATTAGGCTTCATGTTGGTATTTGGAGATCTAGTCTGGATCCCTTTCACTTTCAGTATCCAG GGCTGGTGGCTCTTGGTTAACAATGTGGAGATAACAACAGCTGCTGCTATAGCAAATTGCTTTGTTTTTCTGATTGG GTACATGGTATTTCGAGGAGCTAATAAGCAGAAGCATATcttcaaaaaaaatcctaaagcacACATATGGGGTAGGCCACCGAAGGTTATTGGTGGAAAGCTGCTTGTTTCTGGTTATTG GGGAATAGCGAGGCACTGTAATTATCTTGGGGACTTGCTACTGGCACTTTCCTTTAGTCTACCTTGTGGTATAAG TTCTCCTATTCCATATTTCTACCCCATTTATCTTCTTATTCTGCTAATatggagagaaagaagagacgAAGCTCGTTGCGCCCAGAAGTACAAAGAAATATGGGCAGAATACTGCAGAGTTGTTCCATGGAGAATAGTACCATACTTATATTAG
- the LOC120013421 gene encoding enolase-like, whose protein sequence is MATIVAVKGRQIFDSRGNPTVEVEVTVSDGYVARAAVPSGASTGIYEALELRDGGSDYLGKGVSKAVGNVNNIIGPALIGKDPVEQAAIDNFMVQQLDGTVNEWGWCKQKLGANAILAVSLAVCKAGAHVKKVPLYKHIANLAGNKKLVLPVPAFNVINGGSHAGNKLAMQEFMILPVGASSFKEAMKMGVEVYHHLKAVIKKKYGQDATNVGDEGGFAPNIQENKEGLELLKTAIAKAGYSKQVVIGMDVAASEFYGSDKTYDLNFKEENNDGSQKISGDALKDLYKSFVSEYPIVSIEDPFDQDDWEHYAKLTAEIGEKVQIVGDDLLVTNPKRVEKAINEKTCNALLLKVNQIGSVTESIEAVKMSKKAGWGVMASHRSGETEDTFIADLSVGLATGQIKTGAPCRSERLAKYNQLLRIEEELGAEAVYAGASFRKPVEPY, encoded by the exons ATGGCAACCATCGTAGCAGTAAAGGGAAGACAGATCTTCGACAGCCGTGGAAATCCAACCGTAGAG GTTGAAGTGACAGTCTCAGATGGTTACGTCGCTAGAGCTGCAGTTCCAAGTGGTGCATCCACTG GCATCTATGAGGCCCTTGAGCTTAGGGATGGAGGCTCAGACTACCTTGGCAAAGGTGTCTCAAAG GCTGTTGGGAATGTCAACAACATTATTGGCCCAGCATTGATTGGGAAG GACCCAGTGGAGCAGGCTGCTATTGACAATTTCATGGTTCAACAACTTGATGGAACCGTGAATGAGTGGGGTTGGTGCAAACAAAAG cttGGAGCAAATGCTATTCTGGCTGTATCTCTTGCTGTCTGCAAAGCTGGGGCTCATGTCAAGAAAGTTCCTCTGTACAAG CACATTGCCAACCTTGCTGGAAACAAGAAGTTGGTTCTACCGGTTCCTGCCTTTAATGTCATCAATGGTGGATCCCATGCAGGAAACAAACTTGCCATGCAG GAGTTCATGATTCTTCCTGTAGGAGCTTCCTCTTTCAAAGAGGCCATGAAGATGGGTGTAGAAGTATACCACCATTTGAAA GCCGTTATTAAAAAGAAGTATGGTCAAGATGCAACAAACGTCGGTGATGAAGGTGGCTTTGCTCCTAATATTCAG GAGAACAAGGAAGGACTTGAATTGCTCAAGACAGCTATTGCTAAAGCGGGTTACAGTAAACAA GTTGTTATCGGAATGGATGTTGCTGCATCTGAATTTTATGGATCAGATAAAACATACGACCTGAACTTCAAGGAAGAG AACAATGATGGTTCGCAAAAGATTTCCGGAGATGCTCTCAAGGATTTGTACAAGTCTTTTGTCTCTGAGTACCCTATTGTTTCTATTGAGGATCCTTTCGACCAAGATGATTGGGAGCACTATGCCAAGCTAACTGCTGAAATTGGTGAAAAAGTACAAATTGTGGGAGATGATCTTTTAGTCACCAACCCCAAG AGGGTTGAGAAGGCCATCAATGAGAAAACTTGCAATGCCCTTCTCCTCAAG GTTAATCAAATTGGATCCGTAACTGAGAGTATTGAGGCCGTAAAAATGTCCAAGAAGGCAGGGTGGGGTGTCATGGCCAGTCATCGCAG TGGTGAGACCGAGGATACTTTCATTGCTGATCTCTCAGTGGGTTTGGCCACG GGTCAAATTAAAACTGGAGCACCATGCAGGTCAGAGCGTCTTGCAAAATATAATCAG CTCCTTCGAATTGAGGAAGAGCTTGGAGCAGAAGCAGTTTATGCTGGAGCAAGCTTCCGCAAGCCTGTTGAGCCCTACTAG